From Asterias rubens chromosome 6, eAstRub1.3, whole genome shotgun sequence, one genomic window encodes:
- the LOC117291621 gene encoding krev interaction trapped protein 1-like — protein sequence MFLLKYSSSPEPSSMHHHSGPRYRRSAEERIRRNVTNPAYVTEINQFEYRASPTEALTKMKMLEHCNTAIINPVFLPQTDLPVEDPKLNDFISADKVVINPFFGMGVPDYSKMRAPQTGGQRTVIHVPPDNWVDQFPLHSAAYEGDADTIRQLVVIGYHADQPDMHSWVPLHYACWNGHADAVRALLQNGRCSPNAENENGSTPYHFAAFRGHAACVQLLVTHPDIDKTVVDKEERTPLQLCKESRQNDWEMCVELITEAVQKEPIRIAVHLMDLDGSHVMLDLTAGSNTTVSQLLKQLDLPRGCQHAFAIWIASQSLHLQMRPEHKPVLHVKQWSMIIRQLTNYNPETEQPLLYLRRDALLSVEDERAIKDPQAVKMFFDECLLNVLKGMYPCSDADAITLAGIYMQIVYGDHDARKHKPTFLSNVNLRHFIPAMKLDTVSQGGRSVNWPQKILAEHRNITQKGVKDVTKLHLLYLEHCRAFNVYGSAYFFGSAQLGPSPGRQSSGSNRSLAVFVGVNSRGIHLINAISKSVLPTVGYRQGLTWECSADMQTLTLLMQDQGGTIRKMPIKSKQAAIIGNLANKISGRQPTTSQPSTSNGRTGGSPPRQ from the exons AtgtttctcttgaaatattcatCGTCCCCCGAGCCGTCCAGCATGCATCACCATTCCGGGCCGAGATATCGGCGGTCGGCCGAAGAGAGGATCCGACGGAATGTAACAAACCCGGCGTACGTGACAGAGATCAACCAGTTTGAGTACAGAGCGTCTCCTACTGAAGCATTGACCAAAATGAAGATGTTGGAACATTGCAATACAGCCATTATCAATCCAGTATTCCTTCCACAAACGGATTTACCGGTTGAAGACCCG aAACTCAATGACTTCATCAGCGCTGACAAAGTTGTGATCAATCCATTTTTTGGCATGGGGGTGCCCGATTACAGCAAGATGAGGGCGCCACAAACTGGAGGCCAGCGGACAGTCATTCACGTCCCCCCTGACAA TTGGGTCGACCAGTTTCCACTTCACAGTGCTGCCTACGAGGGCGACGCAGACACGATAAGACAACTTGTTGTCATTGGTTACCATGCAGATCAGCCGGATATGCACTCGTGGGTACCGCTTCACTATGCCTGCTG GAATGGGCATGCTGATGctgtgagggcgctgttacaaAATGGAAGGTGCTCACCCAATGCAGA GAATGAGAACGGCTCGACTCCGTACCATTTTGCCGCATTCCGTGGACATGCAGCTTGTGTACAACTCCTAGTCACCCACCCTGATATAGATAAG ACGGTTGTGGATAAGGAGGAGAGGACGCCATTACAGCTCTGTAAAGAATCTCGGCAGAATGATTGGGAGATGTGTGTGGAACTCATTACAGAAGCCGTGCAGAAAGAA cCAATAAGAATAGCTGTCCACCTAATGGATCTGGATGGGTCTCATGTCATGTTGGACTTAACGGCAGGCAGCAATACAACGGTTTCACAGCTTTTAAAG CAATTAGATTTACCCAGAGGCTGTCAGCACGCTTTTGCAATATGGATCGCATCTCAAAGCTTAC ATTTGCAAATGAGACCAGAGCATAAACCAGTATTACATGTAAAGCAATGGAGCATGATTATACGGCAACTAACCAACTACAATCCAGAAACAGAGCAGCCATTACTGTATCTAAGGAGGGACGCACTACTCTCCGTAGAAGATGAGAGGGCG ATAAAAGACCCGCAGGCAGTGAAGATGTTTTTTGACGAGTGTTTATTAAATGTACTAAAGGGAATGTACCCTTGCAGCGATGCAGACGCCATCACGTTAGCAGGAATATATATGCag ATTGTCTACGGTGATCATGACGCTAGAAAACACAAACCAACTTTTCTCag TAATGTGAACCTACGACATTTCATCCCAGCCATGAAGCTGGACACAGTTAGCCAAGGAGGGCGCTCCGTTAATTGGCCACAGAAGATACTAGCCGAGCATCGGAACATCACACAAAAGGGAGTCAAAGATGTCACG AAGCTACACCTGTTATACCTAGAGCACTGTCGAGCGTTCAATGTTTACGGTTCGGCGTATTTCTTTGGTTCGGCTCAGCTTGGTCCTTCACCTGGTCGCCAGTCATCAGGATCCAATAGGTCGCTAGCGGTATTTGTAGGCGTCAACTCAAGGGGAATTCATCTCATCAATGCAATCAGCAAG TCTGTGTTGCCGACAGTTGGTTACAGACAGGGTCTAACGTGGGAATGTTCAGCCGACATGCAGACTCTAACACTCCTCATGCAAGACCAAGGAGGAACAATCCGTAAAATGCCCATCAAGTCTAAACAA GCTGCAATTATAGGCAATTTGGCCAATAAGATCTCAGGGAGACAACCAACAACTAGCCAACCATCAACTTCCAATGGCAGGACCGGAGGCTCTCCACCCCGCCAATAG
- the LOC117291233 gene encoding LETM1 domain-containing protein 1-like, translating into MALPLQVLKTLRKVNARTICRVDHHLSAFHLTKPSRVHPIHSVRTHNVKFISQSTSLWSSQDEKQPQSDRPGLLKRLLHKSDDIFCAVLGRISPWMLQEYGHFKIGLVKFTGDVKLVYYINKKIRKENLQLNDLHWKELYLKKQMSNDLAKVAPTMFLLSLPIVYYFVLPLMFIYPTVFLSNQFLSHDKLLKYYIKSYKQRVELYPMVLELVSQQMGRIQNSTDKQLLQTVIEKEKLDQRASVKEVSETKSAFQTLTLSKLPRNHLKCLCRLCSLRTMFMPGFLVRRKLEKNIAWIQAMDHSIMKEGISTLEHLDLEKLCYERGLNTVHLDKSALETWLGEWMELSSQTNEMDRSLVAHSMALLVMGHPSCHQLHDINLTANPTEDKSSE; encoded by the exons ATGGCGCTGCCCTTGCAGGTGTTGAAAACTTTGCGCAAAGTAAATGCCAGAACAATTTGCAGAGTTGATCATCACTTAAGTGCTTTTCATTTGACTAAGCCTAGCAGAGTTCACCCTATACATTCGGTGAGGACGCACAATGTCAA ATTCATCAGCCAGTCTACCAGCCTCTGGTCTTCACAAGATGAAAAGCAACCCCAGTCAGACAGACCTGGACTACTGAAACGACTTCTGCATAAATCAGACGATATATTCTGTGCAGTTTTGGGTAGAATCTCACCATGGATGCTGCAAGAATACGGGCATTTcaaaattg GTCTCGTAAAGTTCACTGGCGATGTTAAATTGGTGTACTACATCAATAAGAAGATCAGGAAAGAAAATCTACAACTCAACGATCTGCATTGGAAAGAACTCTACCTCAAGAAACAG ATGTCCAACGATCTAGCGAAGGTGGCACCTACTATGTTTTTGCTGTCTTTACCCATCGTCTACTACTTTGTCTTGCCACTAAT GTTCATCTACCCGACAGTTTTCCTGTCCAACCAATTCTTGTCTCACGATAAACTTCTGAAGTACTACATAAAATCTTACAAACAAAGAGTGGAACTGTATCCAATGGTCCTAGAGTTGGTTTCGCAGCAAATGGGCAGAATACAGAACAGTACAGATAAGCAATTATTGCAGACTGTTATAGAAAAG gaaaaattGGACCAACGTGCCTCAGTGAAAGAAGTCTCAGAGACAAAGAGTGCATTCCAGACACTGACGCTCAGCAAACTACCAAGAAACCATCTG AAATGTCTATGCAGACTTTGCTCACTACGCACAATGTTCATGCCAGGATTTTTAGTACGAAGGAAACTGGAGAAGAATATAGCCTGGATTCAAGCAATGGACCATTCCATTATGAAGGAAGGCATCTCAACATTGGAACATTTGGATTTAGAGAAG CTGTGTTATGAAAGAGGACTCAACACTGTACATCTAGACAAGAGTGCCCTAGAAACATGGCTAGGGGAATGGATGGAGTTGTCTAGTCAAACTAATG AAATGGACCGATCCTTGGTTGCTCACTCAATGGCACTCCTTGTCATGGGCCACCCTTCATGTCACCAACTACATGATATAAACCTAACGGCCAATCCCACAGAGGACAAATCATCAGAATGA